In Streptomyces hawaiiensis, one genomic interval encodes:
- a CDS encoding ATP-grasp domain-containing protein: protein MSDETVKNVFVIGLDEANLPTLQQVPGADRLRFHQLLRVEELQVGEVHLPTLLDKAQGVLDAFDGSIDAIVGYWDFPVSTLVPMLSERYGTRSTSLESVVKCEHKYWSRLEQQKATDRHPRFGQVDLSAEPPRPPENVSYPMWLKPALSYSSELAFGVDDEEEFRKAVTEIRDGISRIGRPFEHILERIDLPPEMHGVGGRVCLAEEAMSGVQVAVEGYVHQGEVTIYGVLDSIQYPDSPCFLRHQYPSMLPPPVIARLHDVSERVMRQIGMDSATFSIEYFYDPRTQEINLLEINPRHSQSHAELFQYVDGVPNHHCMVSLALGEDPHMPHREGPYAMAAKWYHRWFTDGVVRRVPSPEDIARIERETPGVRIEVIPEQGDRLSELPGQDSYSYELAHIYTGGADEAELREKFDHCVAALGLAFEDAPSEAEATRK from the coding sequence GTGTCTGACGAGACGGTGAAGAACGTCTTCGTGATCGGGCTCGACGAGGCCAATCTGCCCACGCTCCAGCAGGTCCCAGGAGCCGACCGGCTGCGTTTTCACCAGCTGCTGAGGGTCGAGGAACTCCAGGTCGGCGAGGTGCACCTGCCCACGCTGCTCGACAAGGCCCAGGGCGTGCTCGACGCGTTCGACGGCAGCATCGACGCGATCGTCGGCTACTGGGACTTCCCGGTCAGCACCCTCGTCCCGATGCTGAGCGAGCGCTACGGCACCCGCAGCACCAGCCTGGAGTCGGTGGTCAAGTGCGAGCACAAGTACTGGAGCCGGCTGGAGCAGCAGAAGGCCACCGACCGGCACCCGCGCTTCGGCCAGGTCGACCTGTCGGCCGAGCCGCCGCGCCCGCCGGAGAACGTGAGCTACCCGATGTGGCTCAAGCCCGCCCTCTCGTACTCGTCCGAACTCGCCTTCGGGGTGGATGACGAAGAGGAGTTCCGCAAGGCCGTCACCGAGATCCGCGACGGCATATCCCGCATCGGCCGCCCCTTCGAGCACATCCTCGAACGCATCGACCTGCCGCCGGAGATGCACGGCGTGGGCGGCCGGGTCTGTCTCGCGGAGGAGGCGATGTCCGGCGTCCAGGTCGCCGTCGAGGGCTACGTCCATCAGGGCGAGGTGACGATCTACGGGGTCCTGGACTCCATCCAGTACCCGGACTCCCCCTGCTTCCTGCGCCACCAGTACCCCTCGATGCTGCCGCCCCCGGTCATCGCCCGGCTGCACGACGTCAGCGAGCGGGTGATGCGGCAGATCGGGATGGACTCGGCCACCTTCAGCATCGAGTACTTCTACGACCCGCGGACCCAGGAGATCAACCTGCTGGAGATCAACCCCCGGCACTCCCAGTCGCACGCGGAGCTGTTCCAGTACGTCGACGGCGTGCCCAACCACCACTGCATGGTCAGCCTCGCCCTCGGTGAGGACCCGCACATGCCGCACCGCGAGGGCCCGTACGCGATGGCGGCGAAGTGGTACCACCGCTGGTTCACCGACGGTGTGGTGCGCCGGGTGCCGAGCCCCGAGGACATCGCCCGCATCGAGCGGGAGACCCCGGGCGTGCGCATCGAGGTGATCCCCGAGCAGGGCGACCGGCTCTCGGAGCTCCCCGGGCAGGACAGCTACAGCTACGAGCTGGCGCACATCTACACCGGCGGTGCCGACGAGGCGGAGCTGCGGGAGAAGTTCGACCACTGCGTGGCCGCCCTGGGCCTGGCCTTCGAGGACGCCCCGTCCGAGGCCGAAGCCACGCGAAAGTGA
- a CDS encoding CocE/NonD family hydrolase, translating into MRYVTNLPYETKEEEHVTIPMSDGVRLSAHIWRPTASDQEPVPAVLEYIPYRKRDLTAVRDSVHHPYLAGHGYACVRVDLRGTGDSEGVLRDEYLEREQADAEEILAWLAEQPWCDGGTGMMGISWGAFAALQVAARRPPSLKAIAIASFTDDRHADDMHYMGGALLSDNLAEAGTMFAYGTCPPDPAVVGDRWREMWHERLENTEPWVLEWLRHQRRDDYWRHASVCEDYASVRCPVLASSGWADGYSNAVTRLLGNLDVPRKGLIGPWSHKFPHLGEPGPAIGYLQELVRWWDHWLKGVDNGVMDGPMLQAWMQDSVPPSTSYEERPGRWVGEPDWPSPHIRPERHPLTRHTIGPAQDTAAAPSEGGEAMTVRSPLSVGQFAGKWASYNAPPDLPYDQREEDGGSLVFDTEPLTEPVEILGSPSVELDLSVSEPVALVAARLSDVSPDGAATRVSYGILNLTRRDSTESPEPLEPGRRYRATVPLNGVAQAFPPGHRIRLSLSTSYWPLAWPAPKPALLSIHEHSSALTLPVRPVDEPDEVPSSPFGEPEGTPPLAMSQVTPPEERWEVKRDLIGYHSELDIVKDRGTVRFEDIGLEAGRRAHERYTAVADDFTSVGGETTWTMRFQRDDWDVRVVTHTQLTCDETDFFVDATLDAYEADRRVFSRTWNEKVPRDLL; encoded by the coding sequence ATGCGTTACGTGACCAACCTGCCGTACGAGACGAAGGAAGAAGAGCACGTCACGATCCCGATGTCCGACGGGGTCCGGCTCTCCGCGCACATCTGGCGCCCCACCGCCTCGGACCAGGAGCCGGTGCCGGCGGTACTGGAGTACATCCCGTACCGCAAGCGCGATCTGACGGCCGTACGGGACTCCGTCCACCATCCCTACCTCGCCGGGCACGGCTACGCCTGTGTCCGCGTCGACCTGCGCGGCACCGGCGACTCGGAGGGCGTGCTGCGCGACGAGTACCTGGAGCGGGAGCAGGCGGACGCCGAGGAGATCCTGGCCTGGCTCGCGGAGCAGCCCTGGTGCGACGGCGGCACCGGCATGATGGGCATCTCCTGGGGCGCGTTCGCGGCGCTCCAGGTGGCGGCCCGTCGGCCGCCGAGCCTGAAGGCCATCGCCATCGCCTCGTTCACCGACGACCGGCACGCCGACGACATGCACTACATGGGCGGCGCCCTGCTGTCGGACAACCTCGCCGAGGCGGGCACCATGTTCGCCTACGGCACCTGTCCGCCCGACCCGGCCGTGGTCGGCGACCGCTGGCGCGAGATGTGGCACGAGCGGCTGGAGAACACCGAGCCCTGGGTGCTGGAGTGGCTGCGCCACCAGCGGCGCGACGACTACTGGCGGCACGCCTCGGTGTGCGAGGACTACGCGAGTGTGCGCTGTCCGGTCCTGGCCTCCAGCGGCTGGGCGGACGGCTACTCCAACGCCGTGACCCGGCTGCTCGGGAACCTGGACGTGCCCCGCAAGGGGCTGATCGGACCCTGGTCGCACAAGTTCCCCCACCTCGGGGAGCCCGGCCCCGCGATCGGCTACCTCCAGGAACTCGTGCGGTGGTGGGACCACTGGCTGAAGGGCGTCGACAATGGCGTCATGGACGGGCCCATGCTCCAGGCGTGGATGCAGGACAGCGTGCCGCCCTCCACGTCCTACGAGGAGCGGCCCGGCCGCTGGGTCGGCGAGCCGGACTGGCCGTCCCCGCACATCCGGCCCGAGAGGCACCCGCTCACCCGGCACACGATCGGACCCGCGCAGGACACTGCGGCGGCGCCCTCCGAGGGCGGTGAGGCGATGACCGTGCGCTCCCCGCTGTCCGTCGGGCAGTTCGCGGGCAAGTGGGCCTCCTACAACGCGCCGCCGGACCTGCCCTACGACCAGCGGGAGGAGGACGGCGGTTCGCTCGTCTTCGACACCGAGCCGCTGACCGAGCCGGTGGAGATCCTCGGCTCGCCGAGCGTGGAGCTCGACCTGTCGGTCAGCGAGCCGGTGGCCCTGGTGGCCGCGCGGCTGTCCGACGTGAGCCCCGACGGCGCCGCGACGCGCGTCTCCTACGGCATCCTCAATCTGACCCGCCGTGACAGCACCGAATCGCCCGAGCCGTTGGAGCCGGGCCGGCGCTACCGCGCCACCGTCCCGCTGAACGGCGTCGCGCAGGCGTTCCCGCCGGGCCATCGCATCCGGCTGTCCCTGTCGACGTCGTACTGGCCGCTGGCCTGGCCGGCGCCGAAGCCGGCCCTGCTGAGCATCCACGAGCACTCCAGCGCGCTCACCCTGCCGGTGCGACCGGTCGACGAGCCCGACGAGGTGCCCTCGTCCCCCTTCGGCGAACCCGAGGGCACTCCCCCGCTCGCCATGAGCCAGGTGACGCCCCCGGAGGAGCGCTGGGAGGTCAAGCGGGACCTGATCGGCTACCACTCCGAGCTGGACATCGTGAAGGACCGGGGCACGGTCCGCTTCGAGGACATCGGCCTGGAGGCCGGCCGCCGCGCCCACGAGCGCTACACGGCGGTGGCCGACGACTTCACCTCGGTCGGCGGCGAGACCACGTGGACCATGCGGTTCCAGCGGGACGACTGGGACGTGCGGGTGGTCACCCACACCCAGCTCACGTGTGACGAGACGGACTTCTTCGTCGACGCGACCCTCGACGCGTACGAGGCCGACCGCCGGGTCTTCTCCCGCACCTGGAACGAGAAGGTCCCCCGCGACCTGCTGTAG
- a CDS encoding phosphotransferase family protein, with amino-acid sequence MIETDAHESDRWVQYFARRGYPRARRLASGMEGTVYRLQDGTVAKVWAGRTPEDFGLTRRLYADIAEHPLPFGTPEILDAEECDGVLVSYERELRGRPSRSGADGDPPARDLHRRETDALLTVLRALASVPGTETMRRLVVQGDDRPLWQGHSRFSDALAALVERAAGRNRDALAARVPGLADVVSRTAASLRALPDQADSVIHGDLVPPNIHVDEAGHPVAVLDFGFCTTAGDPAFEAAVTAAVWDMYGPHAAHHTTELSRLFARELGHAEEVLVLYRRAYALITYDLFGMGPHDGHFRWCAARLR; translated from the coding sequence ATGATCGAAACCGACGCGCACGAGAGCGACCGCTGGGTTCAGTACTTCGCCCGCCGCGGATACCCCCGTGCACGGCGGCTCGCCTCCGGCATGGAGGGAACCGTCTACCGGCTCCAGGACGGGACCGTCGCGAAGGTGTGGGCCGGACGCACTCCCGAGGACTTCGGCCTCACCCGACGGCTCTACGCCGACATCGCCGAGCATCCCCTGCCCTTCGGCACCCCCGAGATCCTCGACGCCGAGGAGTGCGACGGCGTGCTCGTCAGCTATGAACGCGAGCTCCGCGGGCGCCCGTCGCGCTCCGGCGCAGACGGCGACCCGCCCGCCCGTGACCTGCACCGCCGGGAGACCGACGCCCTGCTCACCGTCCTGCGCGCACTGGCGTCCGTCCCGGGTACCGAGACCATGCGGCGCCTGGTGGTCCAGGGGGACGACCGGCCCCTCTGGCAGGGACACTCCCGCTTCTCGGACGCGCTCGCCGCCCTCGTGGAGCGGGCCGCGGGCCGGAACCGGGACGCCCTTGCCGCGCGGGTCCCCGGCCTGGCGGACGTCGTGTCCCGCACGGCCGCCTCGCTGCGGGCGCTGCCCGACCAGGCCGACAGCGTCATCCACGGCGACCTGGTGCCGCCCAACATCCATGTGGACGAGGCCGGACACCCGGTCGCCGTCCTCGACTTCGGCTTCTGCACCACCGCCGGCGACCCCGCCTTCGAGGCCGCGGTCACGGCAGCGGTCTGGGACATGTACGGGCCCCATGCCGCCCACCACACCACCGAACTGAGCCGCCTCTTCGCCCGGGAACTGGGCCATGCCGAAGAGGTTCTGGTCCTCTACCGGAGGGCCTACGCCCTCATCACGTACGACCTCTTCGGCATGGGCCCGCACGACGGCCACTTCCGCTGGTGCGCCGCGCGGCTGAGGTGA
- a CDS encoding DUF779 domain-containing protein: MNPAVALVRVGFDHARHSSRAHESGQAPPPDARPVMSHQSGGCCDGSAPMRYPRGEFRVGASDVLLGHVAGGTPFWMTTDQFTYWSHTHLTVDVVPGRGSGFSLEAPEGVRFLLRSHLLTDEELCRPDSQPPLPNGAAP, encoded by the coding sequence CTGAACCCAGCGGTCGCTCTCGTGCGCGTCGGTTTCGATCATGCCCGGCATTCAAGCAGGGCCCACGAGAGCGGGCAGGCGCCGCCCCCGGACGCACGGCCGGTGATGTCCCACCAGTCCGGCGGTTGCTGCGACGGCAGCGCCCCGATGCGCTACCCGCGCGGCGAGTTCCGGGTCGGCGCCTCGGACGTCCTGCTGGGGCACGTGGCCGGGGGCACCCCGTTCTGGATGACCACGGACCAGTTCACGTACTGGTCGCACACCCATCTCACCGTGGACGTGGTCCCCGGCCGTGGCAGCGGCTTCTCGCTGGAGGCTCCGGAGGGCGTCCGCTTCCTGCTCCGCTCCCACCTCCTCACCGACGAGGAACTGTGCCGCCCCGACTCGCAACCGCCCCTGCCGAACGGGGCGGCCCCCTAG
- a CDS encoding SRPBCC domain-containing protein — MYTSRVFGHVDAPRAAVYRALVSAEAIARWRVPDGMSGEVHEFDAREGGGFRVSLTYEAPDASGKSAAHTDTYHGHFARLVPDEQVVEVLEFEAADPALRGAMTLTTTLTDAEGGGTDVLMVHEGIPDAVSAGDNETGTRMALANLARLVEADGSL; from the coding sequence GTGTACACGTCCCGGGTCTTCGGCCATGTCGACGCTCCCCGTGCCGCCGTCTACCGGGCGCTGGTGAGCGCGGAGGCGATCGCGCGCTGGCGGGTGCCGGACGGGATGAGCGGTGAGGTGCACGAGTTCGACGCCCGCGAGGGCGGCGGGTTCCGTGTCTCGCTCACCTACGAGGCACCGGACGCCTCCGGGAAGTCGGCCGCGCACACCGACACCTACCACGGCCACTTCGCGCGGCTGGTGCCGGACGAGCAGGTGGTCGAGGTGCTCGAGTTCGAGGCCGCCGACCCCGCGCTGCGCGGCGCCATGACGCTGACGACCACGCTCACCGACGCGGAGGGCGGCGGCACCGACGTCCTCATGGTCCACGAGGGCATCCCCGACGCCGTGTCCGCCGGCGACAACGAGACGGGCACGCGCATGGCCCTGGCGAACCTGGCCCGGCTCGTCGAGGCCGACGGCTCCCTCTGA
- a CDS encoding chorismate mutase — protein MRPRRLRSALTVLSAVATAATVALGPAGPATADIQRPAPARRMAAAHGLTSVTDLFAQRLLLADKVAAAKYGTDTPIDDPVREAQILDDVRTRAATLGLDPDAVAAVFRDQIEANKLVQRGLYARWDANPGERPTERPDLAKEVRPALDRITTGLLAALRDTERARAVPSCGPRLATAAGWSASTHRLDALHLEGLGRALPSVCAGSW, from the coding sequence GTGCGCCCTCGACGTCTTCGTTCCGCTCTCACCGTCCTCAGCGCCGTCGCGACGGCGGCCACTGTGGCACTCGGCCCGGCCGGCCCGGCCACCGCCGACATCCAACGGCCCGCTCCCGCCCGCCGGATGGCCGCCGCCCACGGCCTCACCTCGGTGACCGACCTGTTCGCCCAGCGGCTGCTGCTGGCCGACAAGGTCGCCGCCGCCAAGTACGGCACGGACACGCCGATCGACGACCCGGTGCGCGAGGCGCAGATCCTGGACGACGTCCGGACCCGGGCAGCCACCCTCGGGCTCGACCCGGACGCCGTGGCCGCCGTGTTCCGGGACCAGATCGAGGCGAACAAGCTGGTGCAGCGCGGTCTGTACGCCCGCTGGGACGCGAACCCGGGCGAGCGCCCCACCGAGCGCCCCGACCTGGCCAAGGAGGTCCGACCGGCCCTCGACCGCATCACCACCGGGCTGCTGGCCGCACTGCGGGACACGGAGCGGGCCCGGGCCGTGCCGTCGTGCGGTCCGCGCCTGGCCACGGCAGCCGGCTGGTCCGCCTCCACGCACCGGCTCGACGCCCTGCACCTGGAGGGACTCGGACGGGCGCTGCCGTCGGTGTGTGCCGGGTCCTGGTAG
- a CDS encoding glycosyl hydrolase 115 family protein, with translation MAAAGAAPLLPVAAAEAAPSVHRSDFPLLRDGTAVDVFVDAADDPAVIRAAGDLQADMERVGGVRPRLLHTVPPRAELLVLVGTIGASPVIDRLIGQRRLDVSRVKGRWEASVTQVVDRPLPGVGRALVIAGSDRRGTVYGVYDTSERIGVSPWYWWADVPVARRDTVTVPAGPFVRREPAVRYRGIFINDEQNLTTWSHRTQEPDKNIGPKTYERVFELLLRLKANYLWPAMHPYSDFFNKHRENPELAERYGIVVGSSHPEAMLRNGVHEWEPWAEEHRAEDGTLPLYDYTVNPSVISDYWRARARQNAAYESSWTIGMRGLHDSALETKYATTVPEKVLVMNDIIADQRRILAEEVGPAAEPQIFIPYKEVLELYNAGVQVPDDVTLIWPDDNHGNMRQLPNDAERRRPGGNGIYYHLSYWGRPRSYLWLDTTQLSKVWQELRRVHEHQVDRMWIFNVGDIKSIETGLSFCLDMAWDVDRWGPDNVEDFLVEWAGRQFGRRYGSEIAAIRTEYYRLAAQRRPEFIDKAVFSTVHHGDEAGRRMTAYEQLLDRARRLGAKLPEAYRDAYYELVEYPVHGAWLMNLKYYWADRNALAVRQGRGAGTNRFADLAEAAHAEEQAITRRYNTEIAGGKWDGIVNPYPSQIPKAPGRPAVTRVPRQETSGLGLASEGNETGADRPLSFSSYTRDRRFVDVFNTGFLPLEWRAEPSAPWIRLSTTGGELTDQVRVWAEIDWPRVPEGTHRPTLAFTGAGRSIQVPLLVVNDGERARRRARGFVEAHGYVSIDAAHFDREVPRSGARWRIVRGLGRRTAAVEAVPTTAQPITEDLTTRSPELRYRLRFTTAGTFPVTVFRLPSLDERGKRRLAVGLDDQPPTVLSGQAIATGNRGDAWARNVEEGIEKLTARVTVSAPGEHVLRVFMVDPGMAVDQIVIDTGGLAGGYLAPPESYRRD, from the coding sequence ATGGCAGCCGCAGGCGCCGCCCCCCTGCTTCCCGTCGCCGCTGCCGAGGCCGCTCCCTCGGTCCACCGCTCCGACTTCCCCCTGCTCCGGGACGGCACCGCCGTGGACGTGTTCGTGGACGCGGCGGACGACCCCGCCGTCATCCGCGCGGCCGGCGACCTCCAGGCGGACATGGAGCGCGTCGGCGGCGTGCGACCACGGCTCCTGCACACCGTGCCACCGCGCGCCGAACTCCTGGTCCTGGTGGGAACGATCGGCGCGAGCCCGGTGATCGACCGGCTCATCGGGCAGAGACGCCTGGACGTCTCCCGGGTGAAGGGACGCTGGGAGGCGTCCGTCACCCAGGTCGTGGACCGCCCGCTGCCCGGAGTGGGACGTGCCCTGGTCATCGCCGGAAGCGATCGCCGCGGCACGGTCTACGGCGTCTACGACACCTCGGAACGCATCGGCGTCTCACCCTGGTACTGGTGGGCCGACGTCCCGGTGGCCCGCCGTGACACGGTGACGGTCCCGGCGGGCCCGTTCGTCCGCCGGGAACCCGCCGTCCGCTACCGGGGCATCTTCATCAACGACGAGCAGAACCTCACCACCTGGTCCCACCGCACCCAGGAGCCGGACAAGAACATCGGCCCGAAGACCTACGAGCGGGTCTTCGAGCTGCTCCTGCGCCTCAAGGCCAACTACCTCTGGCCCGCGATGCACCCCTACTCCGACTTCTTCAACAAGCACCGCGAGAATCCCGAACTGGCGGAGCGCTACGGCATCGTGGTCGGCTCCAGCCACCCCGAGGCCATGCTGCGCAACGGCGTCCACGAATGGGAGCCGTGGGCCGAGGAGCACCGGGCCGAAGACGGCACGCTCCCCCTCTACGACTACACGGTGAACCCCTCGGTCATCTCCGACTACTGGCGGGCCCGGGCCCGACAGAACGCCGCCTACGAGAGCAGCTGGACGATCGGCATGCGGGGCCTGCACGACTCCGCGCTGGAGACGAAGTACGCCACCACCGTCCCGGAGAAGGTCCTGGTGATGAACGACATCATCGCCGACCAGCGCCGCATCCTGGCCGAGGAGGTGGGCCCGGCCGCCGAGCCGCAGATCTTCATCCCGTACAAGGAGGTCCTGGAGCTGTACAACGCGGGCGTCCAGGTGCCCGACGACGTCACGCTGATCTGGCCGGACGACAACCACGGCAACATGCGCCAGCTCCCCAACGACGCCGAGCGCCGCCGCCCCGGCGGCAACGGCATCTACTACCACCTCTCCTACTGGGGCCGCCCCCGCAGCTATCTGTGGCTGGACACCACCCAGCTGAGCAAGGTGTGGCAGGAGCTGCGCCGGGTCCACGAGCACCAGGTGGACCGCATGTGGATCTTCAACGTCGGTGACATCAAGTCGATCGAGACAGGACTGTCCTTCTGCCTGGACATGGCCTGGGACGTGGACCGCTGGGGCCCCGACAACGTCGAGGACTTCCTCGTGGAGTGGGCCGGGCGCCAGTTCGGCCGGCGGTACGGCTCGGAGATCGCCGCGATCCGCACCGAGTACTACCGCCTGGCGGCGCAGCGGCGCCCGGAGTTCATCGACAAGGCGGTCTTCTCGACGGTGCACCACGGCGACGAGGCGGGCCGGCGCATGACGGCATACGAGCAGTTACTGGACCGCGCGCGGCGCCTCGGTGCGAAGCTGCCCGAGGCCTACCGGGACGCCTACTACGAGCTGGTCGAATACCCCGTCCACGGCGCCTGGCTGATGAACCTGAAGTACTACTGGGCGGACCGCAACGCGCTCGCCGTCCGTCAGGGCCGCGGGGCGGGCACGAACCGTTTCGCCGACCTGGCCGAGGCGGCGCACGCCGAGGAGCAGGCGATCACCCGTCGCTACAACACCGAGATCGCGGGCGGGAAGTGGGACGGCATCGTCAACCCCTACCCGTCCCAGATCCCGAAGGCACCGGGCCGCCCGGCCGTGACCCGGGTCCCCCGGCAGGAGACGTCGGGTCTGGGCCTGGCCTCGGAGGGCAACGAGACGGGAGCCGACCGCCCGTTGTCGTTCTCCTCCTACACCCGTGACCGCCGCTTCGTGGACGTCTTCAACACCGGCTTCCTGCCGCTGGAGTGGCGGGCCGAGCCGAGCGCTCCATGGATCCGGCTGAGCACGACGGGAGGGGAACTCACGGACCAGGTCCGGGTGTGGGCCGAGATCGACTGGCCGCGGGTGCCGGAGGGCACCCACCGCCCGACGCTGGCCTTCACCGGTGCCGGGCGGAGCATTCAGGTGCCGCTGCTCGTGGTCAACGACGGGGAACGGGCGCGCCGGCGCGCCCGCGGCTTCGTGGAGGCCCACGGCTATGTGTCGATCGACGCCGCGCACTTCGACCGCGAGGTGCCGCGGAGCGGGGCGCGGTGGCGGATCGTCCGCGGGCTGGGCCGCCGTACGGCCGCCGTCGAGGCGGTACCGACGACGGCGCAGCCGATCACCGAGGACCTCACCACCCGGTCACCGGAGCTGCGGTACCGGCTCCGTTTCACCACGGCCGGCACGTTCCCGGTGACGGTCTTCCGGCTGCCCTCCCTCGACGAGCGCGGCAAGCGGCGCCTCGCGGTCGGCCTCGACGACCAGCCCCCGACGGTCCTGTCGGGCCAGGCCATCGCCACCGGCAACCGGGGAGACGCCTGGGCCCGCAATGTGGAGGAGGGCATCGAGAAGCTGACGGCCCGGGTGACCGTGTCCGCTCCCGGTGAGCATGTGCTGAGGGTGTTCATGGTGGATCCGGGGATGGCCGTGGACCAGATCGTGATCGACACGGGTGGACTGGCGGGCGGGTATCTGGCGCCGCCCGAGAGTTACCGCCGCGACTGA